The DNA region TTTTTGGAATTATCTTCCCACCACCAGCGACCAGCACGGAAATCTTCGCCATCTTTGATCGCTCTTGTACAAGGTTGGCAACCAATACTTACATATCCTTGATCTTGTAAAGGATTGTAGGGTACATGGTGTTCAGAGATGTATTTTTTCACATCTTCGAATGTCCAATGCAATAAAGGGTGAAACTTGTACACTTGATGCGTCTCGTCCCATTCCAATTGTGGTAGGTCATGGCGATTCGCAGATTGCTCTGCACGCATGCCCGTTATCCATACCTTTTTACCTTGTAATGCTCTGCCTAATGGTTCAACCTTTCGAATAAAACAACATTGCTTTCTTAATTCTACGGATTCGTAAAATGCGTTCGGTCCATGTTCGAAAATATAATCTTCTAATGGTTCGCTTTTGGGATAAAATGCTTTGATTTTTGTATGGTAATAATCATTAGTTTGACTCCACGTAGAATAGGTTTCTCTGAACATTCTACCTGTATCTAACGTAAAAATGGAAATTGGAAGATTATTTGCCAAAATCATATCGGTGATTACTTGATCTTCCAGACCAAAACTACTCGAAAATATTACATCTTCGGGGTACATATTGCCAATATAGGTCAATGCTTCGATCTCACTTAATGCCTCTATTTTCTTAGTGAGTACAGGTAATTGATTACTATCCATGCTTGATTACGATTGATTTCACAAAATATCTGGCTGTAAAAGTAGCTATTTTAATTAGTCTATCAAAATAGTCGAGAAATAATCTTATACATTTTTAATATTCTTTTGATTCATCGGTTTTTATTTTATTTGCAAAATGGAAAAAAATCAACCTATCGGTCCAGATCCAAAGCTTTTATTAGAAACTGTCCGAATGAAAATGCCCTTTGGAAAGTATAAAGAGCGATTGTTGTGTGATCTTCCTGTAAGTTATTTGGAATGGTTTTTACGCAAAGGTGGATTTCCAGATGGTAAATTGGGCATTTTATTAGAAACTGTTTATGAAATTAAGCTTAATGGACTAGATGATATTTTAATTGCTCTAAAAAAGATGCGTTAATCTCCGTTTATCCATATTTAACGCCATATAGCTAATACTTATCTGTGGAGTGGATTATTTTACTTTATTTGCATGGAAAGAATGAAACCCAAGATTTCATTATATTATATTGTACAAGTAGGAGGTTGGCTTTGCTATTACTTTGTCTACTGTCTGCTCGCTTACATGGGAAGTGGGCATGTTTCATTTAAACTATATTTTGCACATTTTGTAGAGGCTATTTTGGGTTTAATGATGACTCAGATGATTCGAAAAAAAGTATTGCAAAGACATATTTTGGAAAAAAAGATTGCAATACAATCGGTGAATGTGCTTTTGTTAACGGTTTCATTTGCATTGGTTTATGCGATTGTTTATTCTGTCTTGTCGATTATTTTTGGATTGCACAGCCCCAATTCTAATATTAGTTTTTTCAATTATTTCTTATTGCAATGGATGTACAGTTTTGTAATTTTATTGATTTGGAGTTTACTTTATTTTCTCTACCATTATGTAGAGAAGAATAATAAAGATGAGTTGGATAAAGTGCAATTGGCCAGTACAATAAAGGATCTTGAATTAAATACTATCAAAGCGCATGTTAATCCGCATTTTATGTTTAACGCCTTAAATAGTATACGCGCATTGGTGGACGAGAATCCAGAAAGAGCAAGGATGGCAATTACGGAATTGAGCAATATTTTGCGTAGCAGTATGCAAGCCGATAAGAAAAAAACAACCACTTTACGCGAAGAATTGTCGATCGTAAAAGATTATCTCGCCTTGGAACGTATCCGTTTTGAAGATCGTTTAAATGTAGATTTTCAAGTAGAAGAGGATTTGTTGGGACAATCGATCCCGCCAATGACATTGCAAACGTTAGTGGAAAATGCGATCAAGCATGGGATTAGTCGCTCTGTGGAAGGCGGCATGATCAAAGTATCAGCATCTTCCATTGATACAAGGTGGCAGATACAAGTGGAAAATACGGGCAAATTAGATCTCGCAAAAGAACCCAAAGGGTTTGGGATCATTTCTACCAAAGATCGTCTCCGACTTTTATATGGAGAAAAAGCTAGTTTTGTATTACAAGATTTACCAGGAAATAAAGTGGTGGCTACAATGATAATTCCTTTAAATAGTTAAGATTATGGCTATATTTAAAACTATATTGATTGATGATGAGCGATTGGCACGTGCCGAGTTACGCAAATTATTGACAGACTTTGAAGATATTGAGATTATCGGAGAGGCTGCCAATGCTGTGGAAGGTGTGGAGATGGTGGAGGATTTGCATCCTGATCTTATCTTTTTGGATATTCAGATGCCAGGAAAAACGGGCTTTGACCTTTTGACAGAATTGACCTACGCACCCAAAGTTATTTTTACGACGGCGTATGATGAATACGCATTGAAAGCATTTGAAGTCAATGCATTAGATTATTTGCTCAAACCAATTGATCCTAATCGCTTGCAAGAGTCAATTGCTAAATTGCGTAAGACGGCTATTGCAAAAGTTGAAGGAGATGTTGGAAAATTATTGACCGAGGAAAATCAAGTATTTGTTAAAGACGGTGACAAATGTTGGTTTGTCAAGTTGTCAGATATTCGCTTATTTGAAAGTGCTGGCAATTATACGAAAGTTTTTTTTGCAAATAATAAACCATTGATATTGAAGTCTTTAAATGCATTGGAAGAGCGTTTAAATGAAAAGTTTTTTTTCAGAGCAAGTAGAAAACATATTATTAATCTCAATTGGATTGAGCATGTAGAGCCATTTTTCAATGGTGGCCTACTTATTGATTTGAAAGGAGGTGAAAAGATTGAAGTGAGTCGTCGTCAAGCGGTGAAATTTAAAGAAATGATGAGTTTATAAAGGAGATTTTATGGCAGAAGATTTAAATGTAATACAAGGAACAAAAGAAGAGCAATACAAAGAATTGTTACCGCAAATATTTGCATTGATTGATGGTGAGGAAGACGTAGTGGCCAATCTGGCAAACATCGCAGGTGCCTTAACTCAACAATTCAAATGGTTGTGGACGGGCTTTTATTTAGTGAAAAAAGATGAATTGGTTTTGGGGCCATTTCAAGGTCCGATTGCCTGTACGCGTATTCGCAAGGGTAAAGGCGTGTGTGGAAAAGCCTGGGAAGAACAAAAGACTTTTGTCGTACCTGATGTGAATGCATTTCCTGGACACATTGCATGTAGCAGCGCTTCCAATTCCGAAATCGTTGTTCCAATATTTAAAGATGGAATTGTTGCGGGAGTTTTGGATATTGACAGCGAAGATTTGAACACTTTTGATACGATTGATCAAAAATATTTGGAATTATTGGTTCAAAAAATCCTCTTATAATTTAACCAAATTATAAGAATTTAAATTCAAGAAAAAGTAGATTCTAACGTTAAAAACGATTAGAAAGATCATTATGCGAAAGTTAATTTTAGTTATTTATGGATGTTTGGCTTTGCAACTATCGCATGCCCAAAAGATGGATTCTGTCCATATCTCTAAAATGGAAGACAGTCTGAAAACTGTTGCCAATGATATGATCTTCAATAAAGATTTGGAGCAAAGGATGCAATCCAATCAAAAATTTGTTCGCTCATTAGTAAAAGTGTTGGAAAAACCTTATTCTTATCAATACAAATTTGATTCGCTTCAAACTATTTCTATTGAGTATGCTCCAGATAATGCCTTTCGGATATTTACTTGGGAATTGGAGTTAAATGATAATTATTTCCGTCAATTTGGAGCCATACAGATGAATACGAAAGATGGAAAAATGAAAATATTTCCACTTTTTGATGCCTCTGAATTTACCGAAATGCCTTGGGATTCTGTGCGTGACGCCAAGCATTGGATCGGCGCATTGTATTATAAAATTTTGAAAAATAGCTATAAAGGAAAAGATTATTACACCTTATTGGGCTTGGATGATCATGATTTTCTAACCACTAGAAAATGGATTGATGTATTGACTTTTGATAAAAATGAAGCACCTCAATTTGGTGCGCCGATTTTTCAATATAAATATGATACGATCAAAGTACAGCCACCCGTAGATAGATTTTTATTTGAATTTAAAAAAGATGGAAGAGCAAGGTTAAACTATGATCCAGAATTGAATCTGATCGTTTTCGATCATTTGATCTCGGAGAAAAATCGTCCTTGGGATAAAATGACTTTAGTTTCCAATGGAGAGTATGAAGGTTTTCAATGGAAAGAGGGAAAATGGGTACATATTCCCAATATTTTTGCTAATCAAAAAAATAATCCTAATACACTGCCTAAACCTAAAAATGATTCTGAGTTTGATTTGCGTTAAAAAAGGATATTAAATTTACTAGTAGATTAAACTTTAGAAGTTTTTTAATCTCTAAGATTGAATAATATTTTTTAATTGTTTAGGAATTCGATTTTAGTCCTTTTTTTGCTTATAATTTTTTCGAAAGTTCGTGCACAAGATTCTACCAAACATGGTACGCTTTATAAGATGTTTATTGCATCTAATCCTGTGGATAGTGTACAAGACCTATCGAAGATATTTGTGGTTCCGGTGTTCGGACATACTCCAGAAGGTGGTTATGAGTTTGGTGGAGCGGGATTTAAAAATTTTTACCTTTCAGATAATAAAAATTATCGAGCGAGTTATATTACGACAAAATTATCTGCAACAACTAAAAAAGCAGTTAATTTTATTATGTATGGTGAACTTTGGAATCATCAAAATAAAGATTTACTGACTTTTGATATTCGTCGGCAAGATTATCCATTTTATTATTATGGGATTGGTAATAATACGAGTGTCAATAATAAAGTGCAGCTAAATGAAAAACTTTCCCATGTAAATGTCGAAATCGCGCATGCCATCATTCCTCATTATTATGTCGGTGCGAATATTTTATTAGAAGAGCAGCTTTTTTATAGTCGAGATTCGAGTAATTTTTCTCATTTCCATATACCTACAAACCAACATGTAGGTCGATATCTGAGTTTGGGCGTGACGCAGACTTATGATAATCGAGATAATATTCAATATA from Rhizosphaericola mali includes:
- a CDS encoding phosphoadenylyl-sulfate reductase, with the translated sequence MDSNQLPVLTKKIEALSEIEALTYIGNMYPEDVIFSSSFGLEDQVITDMILANNLPISIFTLDTGRMFRETYSTWSQTNDYYHTKIKAFYPKSEPLEDYIFEHGPNAFYESVELRKQCCFIRKVEPLGRALQGKKVWITGMRAEQSANRHDLPQLEWDETHQVYKFHPLLHWTFEDVKKYISEHHVPYNPLQDQGYVSIGCQPCTRAIKDGEDFRAGRWWWEDNSKKECGLHIHGSVTSTNN
- a CDS encoding DUF3820 family protein, coding for MEKNQPIGPDPKLLLETVRMKMPFGKYKERLLCDLPVSYLEWFLRKGGFPDGKLGILLETVYEIKLNGLDDILIALKKMR
- a CDS encoding sensor histidine kinase; its protein translation is MERMKPKISLYYIVQVGGWLCYYFVYCLLAYMGSGHVSFKLYFAHFVEAILGLMMTQMIRKKVLQRHILEKKIAIQSVNVLLLTVSFALVYAIVYSVLSIIFGLHSPNSNISFFNYFLLQWMYSFVILLIWSLLYFLYHYVEKNNKDELDKVQLASTIKDLELNTIKAHVNPHFMFNALNSIRALVDENPERARMAITELSNILRSSMQADKKKTTTLREELSIVKDYLALERIRFEDRLNVDFQVEEDLLGQSIPPMTLQTLVENAIKHGISRSVEGGMIKVSASSIDTRWQIQVENTGKLDLAKEPKGFGIISTKDRLRLLYGEKASFVLQDLPGNKVVATMIIPLNS
- a CDS encoding LytR/AlgR family response regulator transcription factor, coding for MAIFKTILIDDERLARAELRKLLTDFEDIEIIGEAANAVEGVEMVEDLHPDLIFLDIQMPGKTGFDLLTELTYAPKVIFTTAYDEYALKAFEVNALDYLLKPIDPNRLQESIAKLRKTAIAKVEGDVGKLLTEENQVFVKDGDKCWFVKLSDIRLFESAGNYTKVFFANNKPLILKSLNALEERLNEKFFFRASRKHIINLNWIEHVEPFFNGGLLIDLKGGEKIEVSRRQAVKFKEMMSL
- a CDS encoding GAF domain-containing protein — protein: MAEDLNVIQGTKEEQYKELLPQIFALIDGEEDVVANLANIAGALTQQFKWLWTGFYLVKKDELVLGPFQGPIACTRIRKGKGVCGKAWEEQKTFVVPDVNAFPGHIACSSASNSEIVVPIFKDGIVAGVLDIDSEDLNTFDTIDQKYLELLVQKILL
- a CDS encoding BamA/TamA family outer membrane protein codes for the protein MLIIFSKVRAQDSTKHGTLYKMFIASNPVDSVQDLSKIFVVPVFGHTPEGGYEFGGAGFKNFYLSDNKNYRASYITTKLSATTKKAVNFIMYGELWNHQNKDLLTFDIRRQDYPFYYYGIGNNTSVNNKVQLNEKLSHVNVEIAHAIIPHYYVGANILLEEQLFYSRDSSNFSHFHIPTNQHVGRYLSLGVTQTYDNRDNIQYTTKGIYAYVRGSVMPGIRAFKNYFGAQYNVNFKAFLPIHPKLVVGYNFVYNQFTSKNVPFYLLPQLGNDEIMRGYYEGRFRGKQLSAQQLELRYRFIPRIAVTSFASVGETTANIWTRGNLRSSYGGGVRYFFDVKQGSTVRLDYAITQKVNGEKRSTGIYILLGEAF